A DNA window from Palaemon carinicauda isolate YSFRI2023 chromosome 39, ASM3689809v2, whole genome shotgun sequence contains the following coding sequences:
- the LOC137631411 gene encoding uncharacterized protein: protein MRGTTGVRELSDKIKESRLRWYGHVMRRDEQYIGRRVMEMEVPRRRRKPKQRWMDCIKDDLRSKGLTGDEVNVNDGGSPRDQKAGDEVWDRGRWRKLARNIDPT, encoded by the exons GGGTACCAccggagttagagaactatcagataagatcaaagaaagtagactgaggtggtatggtcatgtcatgagaagagatgaacagtatattggtaggagagtgatggaaatggaggtaccgAGAAGGAGAAGgaaaccaaagcaaaggtggatggactgtatcaaggatgaccttcgatcaaagggattaaccggtgatgaagt AAACGTAAACGATGGCGGAAGCCCTCGGGACCAGAaagccggtgatgaagtgtgggacagaggtagatggagaaagctggccagaaacatcgaccccacatag